Genomic DNA from Theropithecus gelada isolate Dixy chromosome 1, Tgel_1.0, whole genome shotgun sequence:
ttttaaaaaatatcatgatTGACTAGTAAATATTAGAcacatttattgtgtacaacgtgaaatatatataaactgtGGTATGGCTAAATAgagctaattaatatatgcattacctcacatacttatcattttcttttatgagaacacttaaaatctattaaGTGTTAAGATTTTAACACTTAAAAtctttcttagcaattttcaagaatataatacattgttattaactatggTCATCATATTGTACAatggatctcttgaacttattctccCTAGCTGAAATTTTGTATTAAGATGTTCTTTGATCATAATCATGAAAGTTGCTTGTTTCAATATATAACCAGCTAATCAGAGCAATAAGCAGGCACCTCAAAATCATAGTATATAGTTAATATCTTAGaaacattttcacatatttgtgttAAATCATCAAATAAATCATCAGTGCTAGAACTAAaaattgctgatttttttttaaacttataaacaacaaaactttatttctcacagttccaggaggccggaagtctgagatcagggtgcctgCATGGTtcagttctggtgagggcctcttcCAGGCTGCAGACTGCTGACTCctccttgtgtcctcacatggtggagagcaGAGAGAGCTGCTGATTTATTTCCTATTTGTAATGTATGGTTGACATATTTGACGAAgatatgttttgtctttttgaactcatgaagatatgagttcactccttttttttttttttttgagatggagtgtcactctgccacccaggctggagagcagtgtctcgatctcagcttattgcaacctctgccccccacattcaagagattctcctgcctcagcctcccgaatagctgggactacaggcgcccaccaccaccctcagctaatttttgtatttttagtagagatggggtttcaccatattggtcaggctggtctcgaactcgtgaccttgtgatctgcccgcctgggcctcccaaagtgctgggattataggtgggagccactgtgcctggccatatctGAGTTCactttcatttcaaataataaaagctatattcTAGGaggaataataaataagaaatagctCCCATTCTAGcagcaggttttttgttttttgattttacgagacagggtcttgctgtatcacccaggctggagtgcagtggcgagatcatgacttgctgtaatctctgcctcctgggttcatgtgatcctcccacttcagcctcccaagtagctgggaccacaggcacgtaccatcatgcccagctaaaatttttgtattttttgtagagatgaggagtcatcatgttgcccaggctggtctcgaactcctgacctcaagcgatccacctgcttaggcatcccaaagtcctgggattacaagggtgagccatgttgcccagccaatgttttattttttattttgaaataatttcaaaaccaCTGATTGGGTTAAGAACCGTACAAAGAGTTTCCATATACCCTTCTCCCAAGTTCCCCGCTGTCaccattttaacacatttttgccttaatctctctctctttatatgcacatatatgtatatgtatatatatacatgtaatttttttctaagccaTTTACTAAGAAAGCCACTTACTGCAACTAAGACTAAGTTGCAGAAATAATGCCCACTACTCCAAAATAGTACAGTGTgtattaccttaaaaaaaaaaaaaactctcattcATAACCAGTCTACCTATGAAAATCAGaatttagccaggcttggtgcctcacgcctgtaatcccagcactttgggaggccaagagggggcagatcatctgaggtcaggagttcgagaccagcctgatcaacatggagaaaccccgtctctactaaaaatacaaaattagccgggcgtagtggcgcatgcctgtaatcctaactgcttgggaggctgaggcaggagaactgcttgaacccaggaggcagaggttgtggtgagccgagattgtgccattgcactccagcctgggcaacaagatcaaaactccatctcaaaaaaaaaaaaataagaagaagaatttaATATTGATTCTTTACTATCACCTAATCCagacttcagtaaaatttcactGATTGTTCTGACAATGTCCTTtgaacaaaagaaatacaaagcctTCTTATTTCCCTTTTTCCTGTCTTGTCCAGGATGCAATATGGAATCACACATTGCAGACAGTTGTCATGTCACTTTGGTCTCTTTCAGTCTGGAATATTGTTTAGGCTTTCCTTATCTCTCATGATCTTGTCATTTTTGAAGAGAACAGGCCAGTTACTTTGTAGAATTATCTAAATCTGGGTTTACGCGTAGTTTCATCATGATTAGAATTGGTTGGTACATATTAGATAACTATTTTAGATTAGATTATGTAAATTTGGTAGGAAATGCTTTTGTGTTCTTCTCGGCGCATCAGGAGGCATatcatgttaatttattttttctttcctttccttttttctttccctagagataggggtcttcttatgtgcccaggctggtctcgaactcctgggctgaagcgattctcctggctcagcctcccaaaatgttgggatcacaggtgtgaacctataatgttaattcatcccactgttggtgatttttaacttttaccACTTGAATAAGGTGCTGTTATCTGAGGATGCTGGACAATTACCCCCTGGCTCCTGGTGTCACCAACTGCACTGGCTGAGCAAGCCATGCTAGCCATAGACCCCTGACTGTGACCAAGGGGAACaggtatacatatttttaattttcttgttatgGATTTATAAGGTAAAAAGGAGAGGGATAAGGATgataaagtatatttaatttaACATGTTATTTGTTTCATAACTTctttgtttggattttattttatttttttttgagacggagtctcgctctgtcgcccaggctggagtgcagtggccggatctcagctcactgcaagctccgcctcccgggttcacgccattctcctgcctcagcctccggagtagctgggactacaggtgcccgccacctcgcccagctagttttttgtattttttagtagagacggggtttcaccgtgttagccaggatggtctcaatctcctgacctcgtgatccgcccgtctcggcctcccaaagtgctgggattacaggctcgagccaccgtgcccggccttggattttattttttatagagacagggtctcactatgtttcccaggctggtctccaactcctgggtttaagtgatcctcctgccttgacctcccaaagtgctgggattacaggcctgacccaccacgtccagcctgctttatgacttcttttttttttttttttgagacggagtctcactctgtcgccaggctggagtgcagtggcacgatctcagctcactgcaacctctgcctccctggttcaaatgattctcctgtctcagcctcctgagtagctggtactacaggtgcgtgtcaccatgcccggctagtttttgtatttttagcagagatggggtttcaccatgttgtccaggatggtctcgatcgcttgacctcgtgatccacctgcctcagcctcccaaagtgctgggattacaggcgtgagccaccgcacctggcctgagctactgtgcccggcctatgaCTTCTAAATATTCAGATGAATGGTATGTGGGTCTTCCCATGAACCCTTGTCCTAAAACACGCAAAAGTTAGGAGTGGGCCTGTATCCAGGCAGACTTTCCttcctgatgcttttgcctccaATGTAAGCAAGGCCTGACCAAGACATGGAGCCCTTTTGGTAGGCTAATAACTTGATAATCCACCAAAATgaaggtttttaaatattttccataaatacGAATTGAATACGTCTTTCTTTACACTTTCAAAGGTGGccctgcaaaaataaaatcacaattccTGTGAGAAGTGTTTTAAGTTTTCTCCTCTAGAGCTCTGTTGACATCGGCCATAGTGgactctgtttatttttcctgttatatAAGGAATTACAAGTTGGAATCAGAGGTAATTGGCACCCTAATTCTGATTTATCCTAGTGGCAGTGTTTTGGAGTCACTTAACCCTGTCATCCTGGTTGGCCGTACCTTCTTCCAGCTCTGATGGTGAGCAGCTGATACCCTGCTAGGTGCTGGAGAGTCAGAGGTGGACATCAGGGCCCACCCTCGGAAAGTTGACAGTCTGTGGTGGGCTGAAGCCGGTAGAAAGCTGCCGTAGGAAGGCAGAGGAGTGGCCCCTATCCCAGGCTTGGGGCtctcagggaaggcttcctgggggTGAGATGGGAGGGTGGGTCCGTTTGCTCTTGGACCAGGATGAGTAGCCCAGAGAAGGCAAGAGGGCTCCCAAGCAAACTTgccctatttaatttttttttcctgcttagaAAAGCAAAATACGTTTGTtatgaacaaaacagaacagaacaaaacaaaacaaaacaaaaacgctGTAGAAAAGAAAGCGAAAGGCTCCACTAAtcctccctgctcctcctcacCGCACGGATCGTGTGAGATACCCCGAGCGTTGGAACCTTGACAGCTTGTGCAGGCATTCACCCTCCTGCCAGCAGGGGGCGGAACGTAAAACGCTTTGTGGCCGACGCCTTCTCTCTTCCACACGTCACCGGCGTGACTGCCTGCGCTACATACTGCGCCTGCGCAAGCGTTGTGGCCCTTTTCCCCCCCCCTCTAGCGCCGCTGGGCCTGCAGGTCTCTGTCGAGCCGCGGACGCGGGTCTCTGTTCCGCAGGATGGTGAGTTTATGCCTCGGTCTCGGGGCTCTAGATACACGGAGGTTCCCTTTTCTTGTCCGTACGCCAGCCTAGCGCCCGTGTCGCGCGTCGCAGGGGCCGGATGGCGTTAGATTGCTGGCTGTGACTAGGTCGTGGCTGTGCAGCTCCCAGCGTGGCCTTAAATGGCTGCCGCCCGGTGCGCGAACTTGGGGGGAGGGGTTGGCGAAGAAGGGTAGCGAGAGCTTGGACTGCGGATTGGGGAGAAGGGTGAGTTTAGACGGCCTGAGTGGGGATACTGCCGTCTAGTGTGAAGGGGCGCTGGCAAGCGGCCTGGCGTGAGAGGTCGCAAGCAGTCGGCCTCAGCCTAGCTGGAGAACGCCGGAATGGAGGGGGGCTGCAGGTCCTCGTGTCCCGCTCGAGCTCCGAGTACCGAGTACTTCGTGGCTTTTCCGGGAGAATGTCGGAGCCGGCGAGTCTTTTAGGAAGCTTGTGCTGGTGGGCCGAGCAAGTGGCTTTGAAGCCGAAATTGTCAGTGGAGCTTGGAGGCGGAGGTGTTCCTGGGCCCCGGAAACTCCTTTAACGTGGAATACGtgcctcctgcctcttcctctggAGGCCGTCGCCGGACGAGTTATTAATTATTGGGGTAGGGCCCCAAGGGTGGGATGAAATGTTGCTTTAGCTGATGGGAAACAGTGCTGTTTTAGTGGGGAATTATTGCTGAATGTGCTCTTACCCAGTTAAGCTTTGTGGCAGGTAATTTAGACTTTTGAAAAACATACGTGGGAAGCGAGAGAGGTATGTAGTTGTTATTTGAGGCTAGATTTTCGAAGTGGGACATAGCGTGTTCCGAACAGACTGACGTTTGGCGCCACTGACTGCTGTCTAGAGCAGTGCTTCGCAAAAGTTTGGCACAGTTGCTGGTGCTGGTCCTCGAAGAAAAAAGTACGGAAATTGAGAGCGTTTAAAACCGTTTGAAAGCAATGTAACAATAATTTTATACCTTTAAATGTAATAAATTGGGATCTGcattttgtatgtttcttttattccatatttctctaatgattcgtttttattgtgttttataaaactatcagtCTGTGACATGGAAAGtagaggaaaaacatttttgaacCCTAGTTGCTTGTGAAACATGGGATTCTGCAAGTGACAGTTTGTTTTTGCTCTTGAAGTTCGAGTGTTATTTTGTTACATGGTTAATTCATGTCAAAAGTATCATAGGCTAAGACATTATCAAAGTTTTAATaacatccttttttctttaaggGGTTTGTTAAAGTTGTTAAGAATAAGGCCTACTTTAAGAGATACCAAGTGAAATTTAGAAGACGACGAGGTACTGTCACCTTTTTGTGTTTACAATATTAATCTGCTTTGCAGATGCAGTGGAATATCTtttctaaaattacttttttctttctcagagggTAAAACTGATTACTATGCTCGGAAACGCTTGGTGatacaagataaaaataaatacaacacacCCAAATATAGGATGATAGTTCGTGTAACAAACAGAGATATCATTTGTCAGGTAAGTTATATTCTAGAcattccccctttttttttttttttttttttttactgctagAGAAATTGTGCTTGGGAAGCAAAGCACATGGTGTGTGTGTTAGAAGGGCTGTCTAGCACCTCCAAAAGCATTCAgtgaataatttcttttccttttagtaaGTCTAGAATTGGAGCCTGGGAAATtggtactttaaaaaatgctcttggttgggcgcggtggctcatgcctgtaatcccagcactttggaaagattgcttgagcccaggagtttcagaccagcctgggcaatatagtgagagtTTGTCTTcacaaaaaatgtaagaaaattagctgggcatggtggggcgcgcctgtagtcccagccactcagtggaaggattgtttgagccccgaggttgaggctgcagtgaagtgagatcacaccactgccctccaacctagGCGACGGAGCAAGAGACTgatttgttttatgtgtgtgggATGGGGAGATTAGAAGCAAGTAAGAAGTTCTTGCCCATCCCAATTCCAGTAGAAGAATAGGGTTTGTCCTTATTTTTCCTATATGGCCTTGTATGCCACTTAACCACTGAAGAGGTAGTTGCGAGTTAAACAGGGCTTTAAGCTTGTTCTGCTTATTCTTTGAAAtaggttttaataaaatatacaaaggtGGCTCCCGCATGAAAGACCTTTAGGAAGTGTCAGTTTGCTCTTGTACCAGGAGCACTCTCACTGGACTCTGAAAGCTAGAATCCTGGGCTTTTACAACTAGGAGAAATTCTGAGAGTTAAGATTTATTGAATTTTGTAGCAGGTAGGCACACCTGTGTTCTGGGCCAATAATTTGTTGATTGTGAAGGCATTGTCTTCCTCCGTACTCAAGTTCAGATAACTAAACATTAGgttcctgagactttgccgaatTTAGTTATGTTTAGTTCAAAAGATGATTGAAATATTTGGATATTCCTCTTTGACTTTTTAAGTACCTCTAATTTACTAGTAACCCAGCTAAGAGTCTTAAGCATTTTAAGTGATGCACATTTATGTCCATCAAtgttttttttattcctttgaaaagaaatcattaagaTGTAATGAGAGAGTGAAAGCAACAGATTACTAACCTAGTTTTTCTCTTACTATAGATTGCTTATGCCCGTATAGAGGGGGATATGATAGTCTGCGCAGCATATGCACACGAACTGCCAAAATATGGTGTGAAGGTTGGCCTGACAAACTATGCTGCAGCATATTGTACTGGCCTGCTGCTGGCCCGCAGGGTATGTACAAGATGACTTTAATTGATGTAGTTTGTGGCTCATTGCTTGGAGAGTTTTCTGTAAGATGTCTGTAAATGGATAAGATAGCTTCAGTTGTGCTTCAGGAGAGTGCCTGCTTCCAGTTTTCTGCCCTGTTTATGGATCTATCTAGGTCAGCTCTTTCCAATAAACTTTTCTGCAATGACACAAATCTGTAATTTGCTGTGCAGTGGTTTTGCCACTAGCAACCTGCGACTGTTGAGTTCTAGCAGTATATAAACTTGTATTTGAAAATctacttggctgggcatggtggctgaagcctgtaatcccagcactttgggaggccgagatgggtggatcacgaggtcaggagattgaggccatcctggctaacatggtgaaaccccatctctacttaaaaaaaatagaaaacactagcctggcgtggtggtgggcgcctgtagtcccagctactcaggaggctgaggcaggagaatggggtaaacccgggaggcggagcttgtagtgagctgagatccggccactgcagcctgggcaacggagcgagactccgtctcaggaaaaaaaaaaaagaaaatctacttgTAGCTAGTGACTACTTGCTACTTAGGTATACATTCTGGATGTtggcaaacattaaaaatgcAGACTTGTGGGAACTCCACTCTAGACCCTCTGGAATCTATATTTTAATAGTATGTACCAAGTGATTTATATGCACATTAAAACTGGagaatcttggctgggcacagtggctcaagcctataatcccagcactttgggaggccgagaacggtgggtcacttgaggttaggagtttgactagcctggccagcatggtgaagccctgtctctactaaaaaaaatagaaaaaaaaaaggcgggcatgatggtgtgtgtgctggtagtcccaactacttgggaggctgaggcaggagaatcacttgaacccagaaggcagaggttgcagtgagctgagatcacgccattgcactccagcctgggcaacaagagcaaaactccgtttcaaaaaaaaaaaaagagagaatcttaGTGTTTTGGAGAGTGGTCACTGATAGGAAGATTCATTTTTGTTCTAAACATTTTTCCATCTGGTTGGCAGTGTTTGCTGTATATGCTCTATTTTGCTAGCAGATGAAGATGGGATTTTGCCTTGtttttattatctcagtttttgaCCTGGTTTTGCAATGGAATTGTTAAGCATGTGCATCAAGGTTGATGACACAGCCCACATCATTGGTTATAAACAACGTTTGAATGGAGAGGACATTGTCATGGGGACAATTTGGTTTAAAGGCACTACTTGTGGAACCATACCTAGGCGACTGTGTACCAGCAGAGGAGTGGCTCAGGTTAACATAATGTAGTTGGAGAATAGAGCCACGAATGATGCTCCTTTTGTCCAGGATTCTACCCTTAAAATTTTACTCCAGATTAAGTTAAACTACATGTTATGGCATCAAAATACTTAGTTGATGAATTATTCTAAGCAAATATACTGGATGTGGAGATAACCTCCCTGAGTAAGTATAAGAATCAGATTTATGCATTTTCATTGATTGCTGCATAAGTCAAGTGTGGACATGTAGCAAAGATGTAGAAGtcataaaacaaaattgtttcaGGTGAAATTGAATGTTTTAAGATTCtttttatagcatttaaaaattcatgaccAAGTGGATCTGGTGAAAGGGGTGGGTGTGGaaggaaattttcttttccagatgTCAGTGGTCCTTATGGTTATGACATaagctattttaattttagaacagCTTGAATAATTCAAACCAGCATTTACGTTGGTTTCTTTAATAGCTTCTCAATAGGTTTGGCATGGACAAGATCTATGAAGGCCAAGTGGAGGTGACTGGCGatgaatacaatgtggaaagCATTGATGGTCAGCCAGGTGCCTTTACCTGCTATTTGGATGCAGGCCTTGCCAGAACTACCACTGGCAATAAAGTTTTTGGCGCCCTGAAGGGAGCTGTGGATGGAGGCTTGTCTATCCCTCACAGGTAAGAATACTATTTAAGATCTTGGTGCCTGGATTCTGGTACTTCCCTGTTTTTAACTAGTTGGGTTGTGGGGATAACTGAATTAAAGTAGCTATCATTGAATGCCTCCTGTATGCCTAGGTACCATGCAGGAGAAACCTGGTAGGGCAGGAGGGAATTATAgcccattttacaaattaagaGTCAGAGGCTCAGAGTTATTTGTCCAGGTTTTTCGGGCCAGTTAAAGAGATGGGATTGAAACCACTACCTTTTGCATATGACTTAATTTTTATTAGCAATGAGCAACTCCATCCTCTTTCTCcatgtactttcttttttcaatcagaataaaaatgatttgctggccgggcgcggtggctcaagcctgtaatcccagcactttgggaggccgagacgggcggatcacgaggtcaggagatcgagaccatcctggctaacacggtgaaaccccatctctactaaaaaatacaaaaactagccgggcgaagtggcgggcgcctgtggtcccagctactcgggaggctgaggcaggagaatggcgtgaacccgggaggcggagcttgcagtgagctgagatgcggccaccgcactccagcctgggtgacagagccagact
This window encodes:
- the RPL5 gene encoding 60S ribosomal protein L5 isoform X1, producing MGFVKVVKNKAYFKRYQVKFRRRREGKTDYYARKRLVIQDKNKYNTPKYRMIVRVTNRDIICQIAYARIEGDMIVCAAYAHELPKYGVKVGLTNYAAAYCTGLLLARRLLNRFGMDKIYEGQVEVTGDEYNVESIDGQPGAFTCYLDAGLARTTTGNKVFGALKGAVDGGLSIPHSTKRFPGYDSESKEFNAEVHRKHIMGQNVADYMRYLMEEDEDAYKKQFSQYIKNSVTPDMMEEMYKKAHAAIRENPVYEKKPKKEVKKKRYVFFFLVFSRKQVGSGSHVGQTWCNCANSITSSA
- the RPL5 gene encoding 60S ribosomal protein L5 isoform X3, producing the protein MGFVKVVKNKAYFKRYQVKFRRRREGKTDYYARKRLVIQDKNKYNTPKYRMIVRVTNRDIICQIAYARIEGDMIVCAAYAHELPKYGVKVGLTNYAAAYCTGLLLARRLLNRFGMDKIYEGQVEVTGDEYNVESIDGQPGAFTCYLDAGLARTTTGNKVFGALKGAVDGGLSIPHSTKRFPGYDSESKEFNAEVHRKHIMGQNVADYMRYLMEEDEDAYKKQFSQYIKNSVTPDMMEEMYKKAHAAIRENPVYEKKPKKEVKKKRYVEPSQNVSCSEEGSGSSKEGKLPQSSGAGC
- the RPL5 gene encoding 60S ribosomal protein L5 isoform X2, coding for MGFVKVVKNKAYFKRYQVKFRRRREGKTDYYARKRLVIQDKNKYNTPKYRMIVRVTNRDIICQIAYARIEGDMIVCAAYAHELPKYGVKVGLTNYAAAYCTGLLLARRLLNRFGMDKIYEGQVEVTGDEYNVESIDGQPGAFTCYLDAGLARTTTGNKVFGALKGAVDGGLSIPHSTKRFPGYDSESKEFNAEVHRKHIMGQNVADYMRYLMEEDEDAYKKQFSQYIKNSVTPDMMEEMYKKAHAAIRENPVYEKKPKKEVKKKRWNRPKMSLAQKKDRVAQKKASFLRAQERAAES
- the RPL5 gene encoding 60S ribosomal protein L5 isoform X4; the encoded protein is MIVRVTNRDIICQIAYARIEGDMIVCAAYAHELPKYGVKVGLTNYAAAYCTGLLLARRLLNRFGMDKIYEGQVEVTGDEYNVESIDGQPGAFTCYLDAGLARTTTGNKVFGALKGAVDGGLSIPHSTKRFPGYDSESKEFNAEVHRKHIMGQNVADYMRYLMEEDEDAYKKQFSQYIKNSVTPDMMEEMYKKAHAAIRENPVYEKKPKKEVKKKRWNRPKMSLAQKKDRVAQKKASFLRAQERAAES